One stretch of Streptomyces agglomeratus DNA includes these proteins:
- a CDS encoding Gfo/Idh/MocA family oxidoreductase — protein sequence MTGTGIGTEPGTGSPGTHAPLRVGLVGYGLAGSVFHAPLIAATEGLALDTVVTSNPERQEQARTEHPGVRVAASADELWARADDLDLIVIASPNKTHVPLATTALKAGLPVVVDKPVAGTAAEARELAALADERGLLLSVFQNRRWDNDFLTLQQLIASGELGDVQRFESRFERWRPQIKGGWRESGDPAEIGGLLYDLGSHVVDQALVLFGPAVRVYAESDVRRPGAEADDDTFIAITHESGVRSHLYASATTAQLGPRFRVLGSRAGYVKYGLDPQENALREGKRPAADGNWGEEPESAWGRIGAGESPATGGGSPVPTLPGDYPAYYAAVATAVRAGTAPPVTAAQAAAALDVLEAARRSAREGVTVEVQR from the coding sequence ATGACTGGCACTGGCATCGGCACCGAACCGGGCACCGGCAGCCCCGGCACCCACGCCCCCCTGCGGGTCGGACTCGTGGGCTACGGCCTCGCGGGCTCCGTCTTCCACGCCCCGCTCATCGCCGCGACCGAGGGCCTGGCCCTCGATACGGTCGTCACCTCTAACCCGGAGCGGCAGGAGCAGGCCCGCACCGAGCACCCCGGCGTGCGCGTCGCGGCCTCGGCCGACGAACTGTGGGCGCGCGCGGACGACCTCGACCTGATCGTGATTGCGTCCCCGAACAAGACCCACGTCCCGCTGGCGACCACCGCCCTCAAGGCGGGACTGCCGGTCGTCGTCGACAAGCCGGTCGCCGGAACCGCCGCCGAGGCGCGCGAGCTGGCGGCGCTCGCCGACGAGCGCGGTCTCCTGCTCTCCGTCTTCCAGAACCGCCGCTGGGACAACGACTTCCTCACCCTCCAGCAGTTGATCGCCTCCGGCGAGCTCGGCGACGTACAGCGCTTCGAGTCGCGCTTCGAGCGGTGGCGCCCGCAGATCAAGGGCGGCTGGCGCGAGTCGGGCGACCCGGCGGAGATCGGCGGGCTGCTGTACGACTTGGGCAGCCACGTCGTCGACCAGGCGCTCGTGCTCTTCGGCCCGGCGGTGCGGGTGTACGCCGAGTCCGATGTGCGCCGCCCGGGCGCGGAGGCCGACGACGACACGTTCATCGCGATCACGCACGAGAGCGGCGTCCGCTCGCACCTCTACGCGAGCGCCACCACCGCGCAGCTCGGCCCGCGTTTCCGCGTGCTCGGCTCGCGGGCCGGTTACGTGAAGTACGGCCTCGATCCGCAGGAGAACGCCCTCCGCGAGGGCAAGCGGCCCGCCGCCGACGGGAACTGGGGCGAGGAGCCGGAGTCAGCCTGGGGTCGTATCGGCGCGGGCGAGTCCCCTGCGACGGGCGGCGGCAGCCCGGTCCCGACCCTGCCGGGCGACTACCCGGCGTACTACGCGGCCGTCGCCACCGCCGTACGCGCCGGCACGGCCCCGCCGGTCACCGCCGCGCAGGCGGCCGCGGCACTCGACGTACTGGAAGCGGCGCGGCGCTCGGCCCGCGAGGGCG
- a CDS encoding ROK family transcriptional regulator has translation MNRSNTGANLPALRSHNAALVLDLLRTAGETGISRLELAERTALTPQAVSKITARLRAEGLAAEAGRRPSTGGKPRTVLRLVPDAAYAVGLHLDRDELTAVLVDLAGTTVAERRSPLDLGADAEVVLEAACREVAALVLPPPGVPSARRTLLGAGVAMPGPLDHGRGVLHRVTGFPQWDGFALRDVLGERLGLPVVLDKDTNAAALGLALRARPAGGSFAYLHLGTGLGSGLVLGGALYRGARTGAGEFGHQTLQLDGPPCSCGGRGCIEALCLAAVARGDLAEAARVLGTGAANLVGLLDIDRVLLGGRVVVAREDVFVRGVEAVLAELARREGGGPAVPVAVAGGDGRAVADGAAQLVLAPVFGHADVAFPGAGSGASGPLGGFTGVI, from the coding sequence GTGAACAGGAGTAATACGGGAGCGAACCTGCCGGCGCTGCGCAGCCACAACGCGGCGCTGGTCCTCGACCTGCTGCGTACGGCGGGCGAGACCGGCATCAGCCGCCTCGAACTGGCCGAGCGCACCGCCCTCACCCCGCAGGCCGTCAGCAAGATCACCGCACGGCTGCGGGCGGAGGGCCTGGCGGCGGAGGCGGGCCGCCGTCCGTCGACGGGCGGCAAGCCGCGGACCGTGCTGCGGCTGGTGCCGGACGCCGCCTACGCGGTCGGCCTGCACCTGGACCGCGACGAGCTGACGGCGGTACTGGTCGACCTGGCCGGCACGACGGTCGCCGAGCGCCGGTCGCCGCTGGACCTCGGCGCCGATGCGGAGGTGGTGCTGGAGGCGGCGTGCCGCGAGGTCGCGGCGCTCGTCCTTCCGCCGCCCGGCGTGCCGTCGGCGCGGCGGACACTGCTCGGGGCCGGGGTCGCCATGCCCGGCCCCCTCGATCACGGTCGGGGGGTGCTGCACCGGGTCACCGGGTTTCCGCAGTGGGACGGGTTCGCGCTGCGGGACGTGCTCGGTGAGCGGCTGGGGCTGCCCGTGGTGCTGGACAAGGACACGAACGCCGCCGCCCTCGGGCTCGCGCTGCGCGCCCGGCCCGCCGGCGGTTCCTTCGCGTACCTCCACCTCGGGACGGGGCTCGGTTCCGGACTCGTCCTCGGCGGGGCGCTCTATCGCGGGGCGCGCACCGGGGCCGGTGAGTTCGGGCACCAGACCCTCCAGCTGGACGGGCCGCCCTGTTCCTGCGGGGGCCGCGGCTGCATCGAAGCCCTCTGCCTCGCCGCCGTCGCCCGCGGCGACCTCGCGGAGGCCGCGCGGGTCCTGGGCACCGGCGCCGCCAACCTCGTCGGGCTGCTCGACATCGACCGGGTGCTGCTGGGTGGCCGGGTGGTCGTGGCGCGGGAGGACGTGTTCGTACGAGGTGTGGAGGCCGTACTGGCCGAGCTCGCCCGGCGCGAGGGCGGCGGGCCCGCGGTGCCGGTGGCCGTGGCGGGAGGTGACGGGCGCGCTGTCGCCGACGGGGCGGCGCAGCTCGTCCTGGCACCGGTCTTCGGGCATGCGGACGTCGCGTTCCCGGGTGCGGGGAGCGGGGCGAGTGGGCCGTTGGGGGGATTCACCGGAGTCATATGA
- a CDS encoding peptidase: MRLRVALALGGTAAALVSSAAVTAHAGAVGTAHVHAGVGAPAPARTGAGAVEEGAGYAGPLRAAPGKRPSCGDPASSDFPITTRLRGGPDTYRAGGAAGEWSLELTNTTADSCRNIHPVIVLTDRARELASDQVELEFDDGSGRWIDVRFHTTDEDEHIGVFDGGFPGFTVAAHSTVTVEVRLAFASGTAPAHAVVNAALVQRRSDDGEWVGESNDYRFTVAGRDPGHDTGHDPDDPDPPEADPDPDPDPDPDPDPDPNPNPDRDPDPDRSPGPDRDPGTGDDDTPDGREHPPALAMTSRDPGPLLALGTTAGALILGGAALMAGARRHLRGSAGSAGCVSAGPGECGPAGRVSGRVRTGRARIGKALGERRAAEGRRNR, encoded by the coding sequence GTGCGACTGCGTGTTGCCCTCGCCCTCGGGGGTACGGCAGCCGCCCTGGTGTCCTCGGCAGCCGTCACCGCGCATGCGGGTGCGGTCGGCACCGCGCATGTCCATGCGGGTGTCGGTGCCCCTGCCCCTGCCCGTACGGGCGCGGGTGCCGTGGAGGAAGGCGCGGGTTACGCCGGTCCTCTGCGCGCCGCTCCTGGCAAGCGGCCCTCCTGCGGTGACCCGGCCTCCTCCGACTTCCCCATCACCACCCGGCTGCGCGGTGGTCCGGACACCTATCGGGCGGGCGGGGCGGCCGGTGAATGGTCGCTGGAGCTGACCAACACGACCGCCGACAGCTGCCGCAACATCCACCCGGTCATCGTCCTGACGGACCGGGCGCGGGAACTCGCTTCGGACCAGGTTGAGTTGGAGTTCGACGACGGTTCTGGACGGTGGATCGACGTACGCTTCCACACCACGGACGAGGACGAGCACATCGGCGTCTTCGACGGCGGATTCCCCGGCTTCACCGTTGCCGCCCACAGCACCGTCACCGTCGAGGTGCGGCTCGCTTTCGCCTCCGGGACCGCACCCGCCCACGCCGTCGTCAACGCCGCCCTCGTGCAGCGCAGGTCCGACGACGGCGAGTGGGTCGGCGAGTCGAACGACTACCGCTTCACCGTCGCGGGCCGCGATCCCGGCCACGACACGGGACATGATCCTGACGACCCCGACCCTCCCGAGGCAGACCCGGACCCGGACCCGGACCCGGACCCGGACCCGGACCCGGACCCCAACCCCAACCCCGACCGCGATCCCGATCCCGACCGGTCGCCGGGCCCCGACCGCGATCCCGGCACCGGTGACGACGACACCCCCGACGGCCGGGAGCACCCACCAGCCCTCGCCATGACGAGCCGCGACCCCGGTCCGCTGCTCGCCCTCGGCACCACCGCCGGCGCGCTGATCCTCGGCGGCGCGGCGCTCATGGCGGGCGCCCGGCGTCACCTGCGCGGGTCGGCGGGGTCGGCAGGGTGCGTGTCGGCAGGGCCGGGAGAGTGCGGGCCGGCAGGGCGCGTGTCCGGCAGAGTACGGACCGGCAGGGCGCGCATCGGAAAGGCGCTTGGCGAAAGGCGCGCGGCGGAAGGCCGTCGAAACCGATGA
- a CDS encoding low temperature requirement protein A, which produces MRARRRDEVHRAATPLELLFDLCFVVAVAQAGARLVHAVAEGHAWEGITGYLFVFFAIYWAWVNFTWFASAYDCDDIPYRIATLVQMSGVLVLAAGVPRAFDHADYGVAVLGYLIMRVALTLQWLRAAHGETGAARVAALRFAAGLVVVQVGWVVLLWLPDAAWTWGFLVLAAAELAVPVFAESRHETNWHPHHIAERYGLFTIIVLGETIAAATVAVQTALDESAALDELLPIAAGGLVIVFAAFWIYFAVPAHEYLRSNRQGFFWGYGHYLIFGSAAAIGAGIEVAVEQATHHAHISTLAASTAVTVPTALFMFTVWLVHARHFKRGTAQHLVLLVSGLLAGFAGHWAVPLAGLIAACTVAVGVYLSVRAPG; this is translated from the coding sequence ATGAGGGCTCGCCGCCGTGACGAGGTGCACCGGGCTGCCACGCCGCTGGAGCTGTTGTTCGACCTGTGCTTCGTCGTGGCCGTGGCGCAGGCGGGGGCGCGGCTCGTGCACGCGGTGGCGGAGGGGCATGCCTGGGAGGGGATCACCGGGTACCTGTTCGTCTTCTTCGCCATCTACTGGGCCTGGGTGAACTTCACGTGGTTCGCCTCGGCCTACGACTGCGACGACATCCCGTACCGGATCGCCACGCTGGTGCAGATGTCCGGCGTACTCGTTCTGGCCGCCGGAGTCCCGCGCGCCTTCGACCACGCCGACTACGGCGTCGCGGTCCTCGGCTACCTGATCATGCGCGTGGCCCTCACTCTCCAGTGGCTGCGGGCCGCACACGGCGAGACGGGAGCCGCGCGGGTGGCCGCGCTGCGCTTCGCCGCCGGGCTCGTGGTGGTGCAGGTGGGCTGGGTGGTGCTGCTGTGGCTGCCGGACGCCGCGTGGACGTGGGGTTTCCTGGTGCTGGCCGCCGCCGAGCTCGCGGTGCCGGTGTTCGCCGAGAGCCGCCACGAGACCAACTGGCATCCGCACCACATCGCCGAACGCTACGGCCTGTTCACCATCATCGTGCTCGGCGAGACCATCGCCGCCGCCACCGTCGCCGTGCAGACGGCCCTGGACGAGTCAGCGGCGCTGGACGAACTGCTGCCGATCGCCGCCGGCGGACTGGTCATCGTCTTCGCCGCCTTCTGGATCTACTTCGCCGTACCGGCGCACGAGTATCTCCGTTCCAACCGGCAGGGGTTCTTCTGGGGCTACGGGCACTACCTGATCTTCGGCTCCGCCGCCGCGATCGGTGCCGGCATCGAAGTCGCGGTCGAACAGGCGACGCATCACGCCCACATCTCCACGCTCGCGGCCTCGACGGCCGTCACCGTGCCCACAGCCCTGTTCATGTTCACGGTGTGGCTGGTGCACGCCCGCCACTTCAAGCGAGGGACCGCACAGCACCTGGTCCTCCTGGTGTCCGGCCTGCTCGCCGGCTTCGCCGGGCACTGGGCCGTGCCGCTGGCCGGGCTGATCGCGGCCTGCACGGTCGCCGTGGGTGTGTACCTCTCCGTCCGGGCGCCGGGGTGA
- a CDS encoding GntR family transcriptional regulator: protein MDYPKDYPYAHDQEPGAPIRSGVPEHGRVPKYYAVKAHIAALIGELGEGGLLPTERDLAVRYEVSRETVRQALRELLLEGRLRRQGRGTVVAGPKLEQPLALASYTEGVRRQNRRPGRRLIGLDRFPCPAALASDVGVEAGAPVWHLERVLLADDERVGLESTYVAVARVPRLDADFEPDSSFYSYLHERVGVSFGEADERIETVLATPREALLIGTPPALPMLLIHRLSRDVEGRPLERVRTLFRGDRFSFTVRLGGGGR from the coding sequence GTGGACTACCCGAAGGACTACCCGTACGCGCACGACCAGGAGCCCGGGGCGCCGATCCGCTCCGGGGTTCCGGAGCACGGCCGCGTTCCCAAGTACTACGCCGTAAAGGCTCATATCGCCGCTCTGATCGGTGAGTTGGGTGAGGGAGGTCTGCTGCCGACCGAGCGGGATCTTGCCGTACGGTACGAAGTCTCGCGCGAGACCGTGCGGCAGGCGCTGCGCGAGCTGCTTCTGGAGGGCCGCCTCCGCCGGCAGGGGCGGGGCACGGTGGTCGCGGGCCCGAAGCTGGAACAGCCACTGGCCCTGGCCAGCTACACCGAAGGCGTACGCCGTCAGAACCGCCGGCCCGGGCGCCGTCTCATCGGGCTCGACCGCTTCCCCTGCCCGGCGGCGCTGGCGTCGGACGTGGGGGTGGAGGCGGGGGCTCCGGTCTGGCACCTGGAGCGGGTGCTGCTGGCGGACGACGAGCGGGTGGGGCTGGAGAGTACGTACGTCGCCGTGGCCCGTGTCCCGCGCCTGGACGCCGACTTCGAGCCGGACTCGTCCTTCTACTCGTACCTCCATGAGCGCGTCGGGGTGTCGTTCGGCGAGGCCGACGAGCGGATCGAGACGGTCCTGGCGACTCCGCGCGAGGCGCTCCTCATCGGTACGCCGCCGGCGCTTCCCATGCTGCTCATCCATCGGCTGTCGCGCGACGTGGAGGGCCGGCCGCTGGAGCGGGTCCGGACGCTTTTCCGGGGGGACCGGTTCAGCTTCACCGTGCGGTTGGGTGGGGGCGGGCGGTAG
- a CDS encoding TIGR03364 family FAD-dependent oxidoreductase: protein MRVIVVGAGVVGTMHAWHAVERGHEVVQIERETEARGASLRNFGQIWVSGRAGGEELETALRARELWEGIGARVPELGFRAIGSLTPVRNHLELAVAEAALTRPDASARGYKLLTADEARAVNPALRGTFEAALWCERDAAVEPRTAQLFLKKALLSSGRYTFLGGREVREVVGHNAVRDDHGDLHTGDAVVLCTGAWLGGLVKELVPDLPVRRVRLQMMQTEPLGEALTTSVADADSFRYYPAYASAALDALNAGQAQEPAAAAHRMQLLMVQRRDGGLTIGDTHEYEHPFAFDVVEEPYEHVTRVAESFLGRPLPRIRHRWAGVYAQCTDTSRVVHRQQVRDGVWLVTGPGGRGMTCSPAIAESTANELGW from the coding sequence GTGAGAGTCATAGTCGTAGGAGCCGGCGTCGTGGGAACCATGCACGCCTGGCACGCAGTGGAACGCGGCCACGAGGTCGTCCAGATCGAGCGCGAGACCGAGGCGCGCGGGGCCAGCCTCCGTAACTTCGGTCAGATATGGGTGAGCGGGCGCGCCGGTGGTGAGGAGCTGGAGACGGCCCTGCGCGCCCGCGAACTCTGGGAGGGCATCGGGGCTCGCGTCCCCGAGCTGGGCTTCCGGGCCATCGGCTCACTGACGCCCGTACGCAACCACCTGGAGCTCGCCGTCGCCGAGGCCGCCCTGACCCGGCCCGACGCATCCGCCCGTGGCTACAAGCTGCTGACGGCCGACGAGGCGCGCGCGGTGAACCCCGCCCTGCGCGGCACGTTCGAAGCCGCCCTGTGGTGTGAGCGTGACGCCGCCGTCGAACCGCGTACCGCCCAACTCTTCCTCAAGAAGGCCCTGTTGTCCTCGGGGCGGTACACCTTCCTGGGCGGCCGCGAAGTCCGGGAGGTCGTGGGGCACAACGCCGTCCGCGACGACCACGGCGACCTGCACACCGGCGACGCGGTCGTCCTCTGTACGGGCGCCTGGCTCGGCGGGCTCGTCAAGGAACTCGTCCCCGACCTGCCCGTACGCCGCGTCCGGCTCCAGATGATGCAGACCGAGCCGCTGGGTGAGGCCCTCACCACCTCCGTCGCCGACGCCGACAGCTTCCGCTACTACCCCGCGTACGCGAGCGCCGCCCTCGACGCCCTCAACGCCGGGCAGGCCCAGGAACCGGCCGCCGCCGCGCACAGGATGCAACTGCTCATGGTCCAGCGCCGCGACGGCGGACTGACCATCGGTGACACCCACGAGTACGAGCACCCCTTCGCCTTCGATGTCGTCGAGGAGCCGTACGAGCACGTCACCCGGGTCGCCGAGTCCTTCCTCGGCCGCCCGCTGCCCAGGATCCGGCACCGCTGGGCGGGCGTTTACGCGCAGTGCACCGACACGAGCCGCGTCGTACACCGGCAGCAGGTGCGCGACGGCGTGTGGCTGGTGACCGGTCCCGGCGGGCGCGGCATGACCTGCTCACCCGCGATCGCCGAATCCACCGCGAACGAACTGGGCTGGTGA
- a CDS encoding phosphonatase-like hydrolase has translation MNPINPTNPTNLTDPTNDSFSTKLVVLDMAGTTVADGGLVERAFSAAAERLGVEPGSADHAAKLDYVRATMGESKISVFRHLFGDEAKARQANAAFEEAYGGLVDAGHIAPVPGARATIEQLRSDGRRVVLTTGFARVTQDAILDALGWQGLVELTLCPADAGGRGRPYPDMVLAALLRTGAADGVREIAVAGDTSYDMLSGVRSGAGVVAGVLTGAHDREQLLAHGATHVIGSVAELPGLLAGPPAREGR, from the coding sequence ATGAACCCCATAAATCCCACCAACCCCACGAACCTCACAGACCCTACGAACGACAGCTTCTCCACCAAGCTGGTCGTCCTCGACATGGCCGGCACCACCGTCGCCGACGGCGGACTCGTCGAGCGGGCCTTCTCCGCCGCCGCCGAACGCCTGGGCGTCGAACCGGGATCGGCGGATCACGCCGCGAAGCTGGACTACGTACGCGCCACCATGGGCGAGTCCAAGATCTCCGTCTTCCGGCACCTCTTCGGGGACGAGGCCAAGGCCCGGCAGGCCAACGCCGCGTTCGAGGAGGCGTACGGCGGCCTGGTCGACGCCGGGCACATCGCGCCCGTACCCGGCGCCCGCGCGACCATCGAGCAGCTGCGCTCCGACGGCCGGCGCGTCGTCCTGACCACCGGCTTCGCCCGCGTCACCCAGGATGCGATCCTCGACGCGCTCGGCTGGCAGGGGCTCGTCGAACTGACCCTCTGCCCGGCCGACGCGGGGGGCCGCGGCCGCCCGTACCCGGACATGGTGCTCGCCGCGCTGCTGCGTACGGGCGCCGCCGACGGCGTGCGGGAGATCGCGGTCGCCGGTGACACGTCGTACGACATGCTCAGCGGCGTCCGCTCCGGTGCGGGCGTCGTCGCGGGTGTCCTGACCGGCGCGCACGACCGGGAGCAACTGCTCGCGCACGGCGCCACCCACGTCATCGGCTCCGTCGCGGAGCTGCCCGGTCTGCTGGCCGGTCCGCCGGCCCGGGAGGGGCGATGA
- a CDS encoding ABC transporter ATP-binding protein: MTSGIRFDNVSVAYGGTTVLDSLDLTVEPGEVMALLGPSGSGKTTALRAVAGFVRPVSGRVLIGERDVTALPPHRRGIGMVVQQYALFPHLRVEENVAFGLKAQKVNKGEIPARVAEALEMTGMGSYARRYPRELSGGQQQRVAIARALAIRPGVLLLDEPLSALDAQLRSGMLAELARLHRELPEVSILYVTHDQVEALTLADRIAVMDRARLQDCGTPQQLYRRPTTEFTASFVGNANLLPVTVLGTGGAGVSFAGTPLNVATGGACGGATATLCVRPHLVGLGEGPNALRGTIAEIQWRGATHRLYVDVGGHRLKADPRELRTTPALGEEVTVHFASEDAVLLGAGVTSDD, translated from the coding sequence ATGACCAGCGGCATTCGCTTCGACAACGTCTCGGTGGCGTACGGCGGCACCACGGTCCTGGACTCGCTCGACCTGACCGTCGAACCGGGCGAGGTCATGGCCCTGCTCGGGCCGTCGGGGTCCGGCAAGACCACCGCCCTGCGTGCCGTCGCCGGGTTCGTACGGCCGGTTTCCGGGCGGGTTCTCATCGGGGAACGCGATGTCACCGCCCTGCCGCCGCACCGGCGCGGCATCGGCATGGTCGTCCAGCAGTACGCGCTCTTCCCGCACCTGCGCGTCGAGGAAAACGTCGCCTTCGGGCTCAAGGCGCAGAAGGTGAACAAGGGTGAGATCCCCGCCCGGGTCGCCGAGGCGCTGGAGATGACGGGCATGGGGTCGTACGCCAGGCGTTATCCGCGCGAGCTGTCCGGCGGCCAGCAGCAGCGTGTCGCCATAGCCCGGGCGCTCGCGATCCGGCCCGGCGTGCTGCTCCTCGACGAGCCGCTGTCGGCGCTCGACGCGCAGCTCAGGTCCGGAATGCTCGCCGAACTGGCCCGGCTGCACCGTGAGCTGCCCGAAGTGTCGATCCTCTACGTCACCCACGACCAGGTCGAGGCGCTGACGCTCGCGGACCGTATCGCGGTCATGGACAGGGCACGGCTCCAGGACTGCGGTACGCCGCAGCAGCTGTACCGCAGGCCGACGACGGAGTTCACCGCGTCGTTCGTGGGCAACGCGAACCTTCTCCCGGTCACCGTCCTCGGTACGGGCGGCGCTGGTGTCTCCTTCGCCGGTACGCCGCTGAACGTCGCCACCGGCGGTGCGTGCGGCGGGGCGACCGCCACCCTGTGCGTACGCCCGCATCTCGTCGGGCTCGGCGAGGGGCCGAACGCACTGCGGGGCACGATCGCGGAGATCCAGTGGCGTGGCGCCACGCACCGGCTGTACGTCGACGTGGGCGGCCACCGCCTCAAGGCGGACCCCCGCGAGCTGCGCACGACTCCGGCGCTGGGCGAGGAGGTCACGGTGCACTTCGCGTCCGAGGACGCGGTGCTGCTGGGGGCGGGGGTGACCTCCGATGACTGA